From Halomarina salina, the proteins below share one genomic window:
- a CDS encoding IclR family transcriptional regulator, which translates to MASSREGGDTGAGERVTVQSVTTTLDVIDALQRHQGAGVTTLAADLDCSKSTVHKHLATLRERDFVVKNDDSYRLGLRFLDVGGDVRKQFPGADRIKRKVRHLSEQTEELVQFIAEERGRSVVLYREVGPHGVNTRTRVGKRLYLHQIAAGKAILANLPDWRVDEIVARHGLPRATESTITDRDALDEELATIRERGVSYSLGESTRGLNAVAVPMLDPDERVLGACVVSGPSHRLRGDLLEEELPNVLLSTVNELELNLAYE; encoded by the coding sequence ATGGCATCGTCACGCGAAGGGGGCGACACGGGAGCGGGGGAACGGGTGACCGTCCAGTCGGTGACGACGACGCTCGACGTCATCGACGCACTCCAGCGCCACCAGGGCGCGGGTGTCACGACGCTCGCCGCCGACCTCGACTGCTCGAAGAGCACCGTCCACAAACACCTCGCGACGCTCCGGGAGCGGGATTTCGTCGTGAAGAACGACGACAGCTACCGCCTCGGCCTGCGGTTCCTCGACGTCGGCGGCGACGTGCGGAAGCAGTTTCCGGGTGCCGACCGGATCAAGCGGAAAGTTCGGCACCTGAGCGAACAGACGGAGGAGCTGGTGCAGTTCATCGCCGAGGAGCGCGGTCGCTCGGTCGTCCTCTACCGGGAGGTCGGCCCGCACGGCGTCAACACCCGGACTCGCGTCGGGAAACGCCTCTACCTCCACCAGATCGCGGCCGGGAAGGCCATCCTCGCGAACCTCCCCGACTGGCGAGTGGACGAGATCGTCGCCAGACACGGCCTGCCGCGGGCGACCGAGTCGACCATCACCGACCGGGACGCGCTCGACGAGGAACTCGCGACCATCCGCGAGCGGGGGGTCTCGTACTCGCTGGGCGAGAGCACGCGCGGCCTCAACGCCGTCGCCGTCCCGATGCTCGACCCCGACGAGCGGGTCCTGGGAGCCTGCGTCGTCTCCGGACCGAGCCACCGACTCCGGGGCGACCTGCTCGAAGAGGAGTTGCCGAACGTGCTCCTCAGCACCGTCAACGAACTCGAACTGAACCTCGCGTACGAGTAG
- a CDS encoding citryl-CoA lyase translates to MPDSYETRLSTHDEESVTVRGKDLTTEIMGEMDFGSAFVHLLSGETPTVAERRLINAMLSSLMVHGTTPHAIATRLTLLSEPSSTQGAVASGLLGVGSRFAGAMEQCATDLQAVAAADDREAATAELVAAYRESEKRFSGIGHPEFDPVDPRAQRLFDLADDADVTGDHVAILRDLQGAFEDEAGRDLPINVTGAIGALASDLGLAPEAARGFAIVSRAAGLVAEVIEERESPVGMDVWQTVDERMTYVED, encoded by the coding sequence ATGCCCGACAGCTACGAGACGCGACTCTCGACGCACGACGAGGAATCGGTGACCGTTCGCGGGAAGGACCTCACGACCGAGATAATGGGAGAGATGGACTTCGGGTCCGCGTTCGTCCACCTCCTGAGCGGCGAGACGCCCACGGTCGCCGAACGGCGACTGATCAACGCGATGCTCTCCTCGCTGATGGTCCACGGCACGACCCCGCACGCCATCGCCACGCGCCTCACCCTGCTCTCGGAACCGTCGTCGACGCAGGGAGCGGTGGCGAGCGGTCTGCTCGGCGTCGGGTCCCGGTTCGCGGGAGCGATGGAGCAGTGTGCGACCGACCTCCAGGCCGTCGCTGCGGCCGACGACCGCGAGGCCGCGACGGCGGAACTCGTCGCCGCCTACCGCGAGAGCGAGAAGCGGTTCTCTGGCATCGGCCACCCCGAGTTCGACCCCGTCGACCCGCGCGCCCAGCGCCTCTTCGACCTCGCAGACGACGCCGACGTCACCGGCGACCACGTCGCCATCCTCCGCGACCTCCAGGGGGCGTTCGAGGACGAGGCGGGCCGTGACCTCCCCATCAACGTCACCGGCGCCATCGGCGCACTCGCGTCCGACCTCGGCCTGGCCCCGGAGGCCGCACGGGGGTTCGCCATCGTCAGTCGCGCCGCCGGCCTCGTCGCGGAGGTCATCGAGGAGCGTGAGTCGCCCGTCGGTATGGACGTCTGGCAGACGGTCGACGAGCGGATGACCTACGTCGAGGACTGA
- a CDS encoding class I adenylate-forming enzyme family protein, whose protein sequence is MSWRGATLNQLLDTAADEHADTEALVTADERLTYAELHDRVREFARGLLSLGVRTGDRVGVLLSNRVEWFVATYATERVGATMVGLNTWYKPDELRYALRQADVSTLVTLDSFLDNDYLEMLTSVDPAIVEGDGTNVNSTVLPVLQTVVVVGDAPSWTVHWDEVVDRADGVTGDRLAATAEAVEPDDEAYVLFSSGTTGRPKPIVLEHDGLVTNPRSIGARLGVDAGDRFWLGLPLFFSFAACNESITAFAHGATLVVQERFDAREAVDLVREEECTVLYGMGNMFKSMERLDTDLRAAFDSVRVALAVAPRPVRRRLEEEHGVDRALNCYGLTEVSAICAITHHDSDERSRRETVGHPLANVDVRVKDPETDVEVAPGERGEIRIRSRTMFREYLKRPEKTREAFDEAGYFRTGDLGWLEADGRLVFEGRITDMIKTGGINVSPEEVRRVVGEHPGVEEAVVVGLPDDRRDEVVAAAVRPADGHDLTGDDVIEFCAERISAYKVPDVVVVRDEAFPRTDTGKVRTFEVREELAAETGRDA, encoded by the coding sequence ATGAGTTGGCGCGGAGCGACACTGAACCAGCTGCTGGACACCGCCGCGGACGAGCACGCCGACACCGAGGCGCTCGTCACGGCGGACGAACGGCTCACGTACGCCGAACTGCACGACAGGGTCCGCGAGTTCGCGCGTGGACTCCTCTCGCTAGGGGTCCGGACCGGCGACAGGGTCGGCGTGCTCCTCAGCAACCGGGTCGAGTGGTTCGTCGCCACCTACGCCACCGAGCGCGTGGGGGCGACGATGGTCGGCCTCAACACCTGGTACAAACCTGACGAACTCCGCTACGCCCTCCGACAGGCCGACGTCTCGACGCTGGTGACGCTCGACTCGTTCCTCGACAACGACTACCTCGAGATGCTGACGAGCGTCGACCCCGCCATCGTCGAGGGCGACGGGACGAACGTGAACTCCACGGTGCTCCCCGTGCTCCAGACCGTCGTCGTGGTGGGGGACGCACCGTCGTGGACCGTGCACTGGGACGAGGTCGTCGACCGCGCGGACGGCGTGACGGGCGACCGGTTGGCCGCGACCGCAGAGGCGGTCGAACCGGACGACGAGGCGTACGTCCTCTTCTCCTCCGGGACCACGGGACGCCCGAAACCCATCGTGCTCGAACACGACGGACTGGTGACGAACCCGCGCAGCATCGGCGCTCGACTCGGCGTCGACGCTGGCGACCGGTTCTGGCTCGGGCTGCCGCTGTTCTTCAGCTTCGCGGCCTGCAACGAGTCGATAACGGCGTTCGCCCACGGGGCGACGCTCGTCGTGCAGGAACGGTTCGACGCCCGGGAGGCGGTCGACCTCGTCCGGGAGGAGGAGTGCACCGTGCTGTACGGAATGGGGAACATGTTCAAATCGATGGAGCGCCTCGACACCGACCTCCGGGCGGCGTTCGACTCGGTCCGGGTCGCCCTCGCCGTCGCCCCACGGCCCGTCCGACGGCGACTCGAAGAGGAACACGGCGTCGACCGTGCGCTGAACTGCTACGGGTTGACCGAGGTGTCGGCCATCTGTGCAATCACGCACCACGACAGCGACGAGCGCTCGCGACGGGAGACGGTCGGTCATCCCCTGGCGAACGTCGACGTTCGCGTCAAGGACCCGGAGACGGACGTCGAGGTCGCGCCGGGCGAGCGGGGGGAGATTCGCATCCGGAGTCGAACGATGTTCCGGGAGTACCTGAAGCGCCCGGAGAAGACCCGGGAAGCGTTCGACGAGGCGGGGTACTTCCGCACGGGCGACCTGGGGTGGCTGGAGGCCGACGGCCGCCTCGTCTTCGAGGGCCGCATCACGGACATGATCAAGACCGGAGGCATCAACGTCTCCCCGGAGGAGGTCCGGCGCGTCGTCGGCGAACACCCCGGCGTCGAGGAAGCGGTCGTCGTCGGCCTCCCCGACGACCGGCGGGACGAGGTCGTCGCTGCAGCGGTCCGACCGGCCGATGGGCACGACCTGACGGGCGACGACGTGATCGAGTTCTGCGCGGAGCGCATCTCGGCGTACAAGGTCCCCGACGTCGTCGTGGTCAGAGACGAGGCCTTCCCGCGGACGGACACAGGGAAGGTCAGGACGTTCGAGGTCCGCGAGGAACTGGCCGCCGAGACCGGACGCGACGCCTGA
- a CDS encoding flavin reductase family protein produces the protein METDLREDVSGVHRLLTSVVTPRPIAWTSTVDESGVTNLAPYSYFNLVHTDPPVVMFAAEDDGERRKDTPTNAVDTGAFVVNLVTEPLADRMDRTSLAAPPEVNEFEEVGLEAVPATTVDVPRVADAAAHLECTVRDTKRIHGSTLVFGDVQYVRVDDAMLTNGRVDAAKVDAVGRLGGPYFTRVDRLSLTRRTDY, from the coding sequence ATGGAGACCGACCTGCGAGAGGACGTGTCGGGCGTCCACCGTCTGCTCACGAGCGTCGTGACGCCCCGGCCCATCGCGTGGACGAGCACCGTCGACGAGTCCGGCGTTACGAACCTCGCCCCCTACAGTTACTTCAACCTCGTCCACACCGACCCGCCGGTCGTGATGTTCGCGGCCGAGGACGACGGCGAGCGACGGAAGGACACGCCGACCAACGCCGTCGACACCGGTGCGTTCGTCGTGAACCTCGTCACGGAACCGCTGGCCGACCGGATGGACCGGACGTCGCTGGCCGCGCCCCCGGAAGTGAACGAGTTCGAGGAGGTCGGTCTGGAGGCCGTCCCGGCGACGACGGTCGACGTGCCCCGGGTCGCGGACGCGGCCGCACACCTCGAGTGCACCGTTCGGGACACGAAGCGAATCCACGGCAGCACGCTCGTCTTCGGCGACGTCCAGTACGTCCGCGTCGACGACGCGATGCTCACAAACGGCCGGGTCGACGCCGCGAAGGTGGACGCGGTCGGTCGCCTCGGCGGCCCCTACTTCACCCGAGTCGACCGCCTCTCGCTCACCCGGCGCACCGACTACTGA
- a CDS encoding acyl-CoA dehydrogenase family protein codes for MDDLSDEQRMVLETVRDLAEQNFAEKACTWHDETPWENVELLADRGFLGLNFDEQYGGGGMTEVEALLTIEIVSRVCPDTGLFLDSQTMLGPRAVAEFGTEAAKERYLPPVMNAEDGIALSISEPGAGSDVGAMNTTAEEDGDGFRVNGEKTWVSDVGYCGSSVVWVRFPGEGLGSLVLDFDAEGVEMTNHFTNMAGHTQTQFYMDDVYVPAENVLTRGESAFKEQLVSLNWERLGNAAMITGKMAFAIDRAIEYAEDREQFGQPIGEFQGIEWKLADLVKHYKAAQGLTHRAARNAVAADRTPSRLDASVATLYASEIAERVVSECVQIHGANAYQQGHPLEYLYRDIRGWRIGAGTDEIQKNQIANVVKHDGLDHVV; via the coding sequence ATGGACGACCTCTCCGACGAGCAGCGGATGGTCCTCGAGACGGTTCGAGACCTCGCCGAACAGAACTTCGCCGAGAAGGCGTGCACGTGGCACGACGAGACGCCCTGGGAGAACGTCGAACTGCTGGCCGACCGGGGGTTCCTCGGACTGAACTTCGACGAGCAGTACGGCGGCGGTGGCATGACCGAGGTGGAGGCGCTGTTGACGATCGAGATCGTCTCGCGGGTGTGTCCCGACACGGGACTGTTCCTCGACTCGCAGACGATGCTCGGCCCCCGGGCCGTCGCCGAGTTCGGCACCGAGGCCGCCAAGGAGCGCTACCTCCCGCCGGTGATGAACGCCGAGGACGGCATCGCCCTCTCCATCTCGGAGCCGGGTGCCGGGTCCGACGTCGGCGCGATGAACACGACCGCCGAGGAAGACGGCGACGGGTTCCGGGTCAACGGCGAGAAGACCTGGGTGAGCGACGTGGGCTACTGCGGGTCGTCGGTCGTGTGGGTCCGGTTCCCCGGCGAGGGGCTGGGTTCGCTCGTCCTCGACTTCGACGCGGAAGGCGTCGAGATGACGAACCACTTCACGAACATGGCCGGGCACACCCAGACGCAGTTCTACATGGACGACGTCTACGTCCCGGCCGAGAACGTCCTCACTCGGGGGGAGTCGGCGTTCAAGGAACAGCTCGTCTCGCTGAACTGGGAGCGCCTCGGGAACGCCGCGATGATAACCGGGAAGATGGCGTTCGCCATCGACCGCGCCATCGAGTACGCGGAGGATCGCGAGCAGTTCGGCCAGCCTATCGGGGAGTTCCAGGGCATCGAGTGGAAGCTAGCCGACCTCGTGAAACACTACAAGGCCGCACAGGGGTTGACGCACCGGGCGGCGCGGAACGCCGTTGCAGCCGACCGGACGCCGAGCCGACTCGACGCGTCGGTCGCGACGCTGTACGCCTCCGAGATAGCCGAGCGCGTCGTCAGCGAGTGCGTACAGATACACGGCGCGAACGCCTACCAGCAGGGCCACCCGCTGGAGTACCTCTACCGGGACATCCGCGGCTGGCGCATCGGCGCGGGTACCGACGAGATACAGAAGAACCAGATAGCGAACGTCGTCAAGCACGACGGACTCGACCACGTCGTCTGA
- a CDS encoding alpha/beta fold hydrolase, producing the protein MSDSDLVGRYVTVQDTRTYVETAGSEDDPAIVAIHTAGADGRQWRHVAPPLVDAGYRLVVPDLPGHGKSYPVDWEPHDTIHQHAEFVLDLVRELGLDAPAVMGCSIGGDTALDLAVEHPDAFRCALAFEGAGRTRGAQLGRLSHPHALPGWQNVLEYSVVDSTAKSVPDAARRELVWQHRSAHEVGTNDLQGWADHDVSDRLDEATLPVLLVRGTEDFYIQDDVFEETIAGLPDCTPVTMEETGHYPMMERPDETASLVVEFLEE; encoded by the coding sequence ATGAGTGACTCCGACCTCGTCGGCCGGTACGTGACGGTGCAGGACACCCGGACGTACGTCGAGACGGCCGGAAGCGAGGACGACCCCGCCATCGTGGCGATTCACACCGCGGGGGCCGACGGTCGACAGTGGCGACACGTCGCGCCGCCGCTCGTCGACGCGGGGTACCGTCTCGTCGTGCCGGACCTGCCGGGCCACGGGAAGTCCTACCCGGTCGACTGGGAGCCTCACGACACCATCCACCAGCACGCCGAGTTCGTCCTCGACCTCGTCCGGGAACTCGGCCTCGACGCGCCCGCCGTGATGGGGTGTTCCATCGGCGGCGACACGGCGCTGGACCTCGCCGTCGAGCACCCCGACGCCTTCCGGTGTGCGCTCGCGTTCGAGGGAGCGGGCCGGACGCGGGGCGCACAGCTCGGACGGCTGTCACACCCTCACGCGCTCCCCGGCTGGCAGAACGTGCTGGAGTACTCCGTCGTCGACTCCACCGCGAAGAGCGTCCCCGACGCCGCCCGCCGCGAACTCGTCTGGCAACACCGGAGCGCGCACGAGGTCGGCACGAACGACCTGCAGGGCTGGGCCGACCACGACGTCTCCGACAGGCTGGACGAGGCGACGCTTCCCGTCCTGCTGGTCCGGGGGACCGAGGACTTCTATATCCAGGACGACGTGTTCGAGGAGACGATAGCCGGCCTCCCCGACTGTACGCCGGTCACGATGGAGGAGACCGGCCATTACCCGATGATGGAGCGCCCGGACGAGACGGCCTCGCTGGTCGTCGAGTTCCTCGAGGAGTGA
- a CDS encoding enoyl-CoA hydratase/isomerase family protein → MTDAHHAVTTDGEQVTVTLDRPGAYNALPVDAVDALVDAIRDLDRTDGSVVVVRGAGDHFSVGADLDDLDPADDAEARALSETYVDLTLAVRECPLPVVAAVQGRALGFGFLLALAADLVVATEDATFAVPEVRLGIPISGLAVALLPRLVGERRARDWLLTGRDVSAAEALSAGFVSRTAASDDLDEAVADLTNTLEANSGHTIAALKRRLGAPVPSADVSTLREEAADAMARAFDDGDARGRLDEFRS, encoded by the coding sequence ATGACCGACGCCCACCACGCCGTCACGACCGACGGCGAACAGGTGACGGTGACGCTCGACCGCCCCGGCGCGTACAACGCGCTTCCCGTCGACGCGGTGGACGCGCTCGTCGACGCCATCCGCGACCTCGACCGGACCGACGGCTCGGTGGTCGTCGTCCGGGGGGCGGGCGACCACTTCTCGGTGGGTGCAGACCTCGACGACCTCGACCCCGCGGACGACGCCGAAGCGCGGGCGCTCTCGGAGACGTACGTCGACCTGACGCTCGCGGTCCGCGAGTGTCCGCTGCCGGTCGTCGCGGCCGTGCAGGGGCGGGCGCTCGGGTTCGGCTTCCTGCTCGCGCTGGCCGCCGACCTCGTCGTCGCGACGGAGGACGCGACGTTCGCCGTACCCGAAGTCCGACTCGGCATCCCCATCTCGGGACTCGCGGTGGCGCTCCTCCCGCGACTGGTCGGTGAGCGTCGCGCGCGCGACTGGCTCCTCACCGGCCGCGACGTGTCCGCAGCGGAGGCGCTGTCCGCCGGGTTCGTCAGCCGAACGGCGGCGAGCGACGACCTCGACGAGGCGGTAGCGGACCTCACGAATACGCTCGAAGCGAACAGCGGCCACACCATCGCCGCGCTGAAACGACGACTCGGTGCGCCCGTGCCGTCCGCCGACGTCTCGACGCTCCGCGAGGAGGCGGCGGACGCGATGGCACGGGCGTTCGACGACGGTGACGCACGCGGACGACTCGACGAGTTCAGATCATGA
- a CDS encoding ABC transporter ATP-binding protein yields the protein MTRELLTVDDLHVSYGDMEVIRDADLNVPAGDVVAIVGANGAGKTTLLDAVAGVKAIDSGDVRFDGESIVGEEPFERIDRGLAYVPERHRIFPEMTVRNNLQTAMIPAADVSRDEQLDRVFDLFPILRDRQSQVAGTMSGGQQQMLAIAQGLVIDPDLIMFDEPTLGLAPKIVEDIRDTIVDISESGVTVLLVDEQIRMAKQVSDRMYLMRKNTLQYLGERGEFEDAYQNAVDQVLE from the coding sequence ATGACGCGCGAACTCCTCACGGTCGACGACCTCCACGTCTCGTACGGCGACATGGAGGTCATCCGGGACGCGGACCTGAACGTCCCGGCCGGTGACGTCGTGGCCATCGTCGGCGCGAACGGCGCTGGCAAGACGACGCTCCTCGACGCGGTCGCTGGCGTGAAGGCCATCGACAGCGGGGACGTCAGGTTCGACGGCGAGTCCATCGTGGGCGAGGAACCGTTCGAGCGCATCGACAGGGGCCTCGCGTACGTCCCGGAGCGTCACCGCATCTTCCCGGAGATGACCGTCCGGAACAACCTCCAGACGGCGATGATTCCGGCGGCCGACGTCTCGCGAGACGAGCAACTCGACCGTGTGTTCGACCTGTTCCCCATCCTTCGGGACCGCCAGTCGCAGGTCGCCGGGACGATGAGCGGCGGCCAACAGCAGATGCTCGCCATCGCGCAGGGTCTCGTCATCGACCCGGACCTCATCATGTTCGACGAACCGACCCTCGGCCTCGCACCGAAGATCGTCGAGGACATCCGGGATACCATCGTCGACATCAGCGAGTCGGGTGTCACCGTGTTGCTCGTCGACGAGCAGATACGGATGGCAAAGCAGGTCTCCGACCGGATGTACCTGATGCGCAAGAACACGCTCCAGTACCTCGGCGAGCGAGGCGAGTTCGAGGACGCCTACCAGAACGCCGTCGACCAGGTGCTCGAATGA